The Exiguobacterium acetylicum genome includes a window with the following:
- a CDS encoding LytR/AlgR family response regulator transcription factor — protein MRTLLIEDEPLARDELRYHVTAAGLEVVGETGSVEEAERLVRSLQPDLVFLDIELTDGSGLEVAKRLKSMPRPPALLFVTAYDAHALEAFELNAYDYILKPYDPARIVRAIEKVARPMPKKAPRIERLAVETGERLKLLSPQDIDYIVAENGKTKIVTEHDAYPSNETLLELERKLQDHRFLRVHRSYLVNLSAIDAIEPWFNGAYNLKIHQIDVPVSRTYVKLLKEALGI, from the coding sequence ATGCGCACCCTGTTGATTGAAGATGAACCTCTCGCACGTGATGAGCTCCGTTATCATGTGACCGCAGCCGGTCTTGAAGTCGTCGGGGAAACTGGCAGTGTCGAGGAGGCGGAACGACTCGTTCGCTCTCTTCAACCCGATTTAGTTTTTCTCGATATCGAACTAACGGATGGAAGCGGTCTTGAAGTCGCTAAACGCTTGAAGTCGATGCCGCGTCCACCAGCTCTCCTGTTTGTGACGGCATACGATGCTCATGCGCTTGAGGCTTTCGAACTCAACGCCTACGATTACATCTTAAAACCATACGATCCGGCACGAATTGTTCGTGCGATTGAAAAAGTCGCGCGTCCGATGCCAAAAAAAGCACCCCGAATCGAACGACTAGCCGTCGAAACCGGTGAGCGACTCAAATTATTGTCCCCGCAAGATATTGATTACATCGTCGCTGAGAACGGAAAGACGAAAATCGTCACGGAACATGACGCCTATCCTTCGAACGAGACCTTACTCGAACTCGAACGCAAGCTTCAAGATCATCGATTTTTACGGGTTCATCGCTCTTATCTCGTCAACTTATCAGCGATTGATGCGATCGAACCTTGGTTCAACGGTGCCTACAACTTAAAGATTCATCAGATCGACGTTCCGGTCAGTCGGACGTATGTCAAACTATTGAAAGAAGCGCTTGGTATTTGA
- a CDS encoding TerC family protein translates to MDWQLLIQYAWVVLVLIALEGLLSADNALVLAVMVKHLPGEQQKKALFYGLAGAFVLRFAALFAISFLVDIWQIQALGAAYLLIMGLRHIYKTVKARKLGENHGAENELDEEPKSEEPVSKGEFWRTVAKIEFADLAFAVDSILAAVALAVALPNWGSGEIGGLNTGHFIVILTGGLMGVVLMRFAARVFVKLLADRPGLETAAFAIVAWVGVKLAVLALEHPKYHASIEGTIFEALKLPEGFAHSTPWQAFFWTVMVGLALWGWFSSPKTKPNPDAEKKVDQNL, encoded by the coding sequence ATGGATTGGCAGTTACTAATACAGTATGCCTGGGTCGTACTCGTCTTGATCGCGCTTGAAGGATTACTTTCAGCGGATAATGCACTTGTACTCGCGGTCATGGTCAAGCACTTACCAGGAGAACAACAGAAGAAAGCACTTTTTTATGGATTAGCTGGGGCGTTCGTCTTACGATTCGCGGCATTGTTCGCGATTTCGTTCCTCGTCGACATTTGGCAGATCCAAGCACTTGGAGCAGCGTACCTGCTCATCATGGGACTACGGCATATTTATAAGACCGTTAAAGCCAGAAAGCTCGGTGAGAATCACGGGGCTGAAAATGAGCTAGATGAAGAACCAAAGTCAGAAGAGCCTGTTTCAAAAGGGGAATTCTGGCGGACAGTCGCGAAGATTGAATTCGCAGACTTAGCGTTTGCTGTCGATTCGATTCTTGCAGCAGTAGCACTTGCCGTTGCCCTTCCAAACTGGGGATCAGGCGAAATCGGTGGTTTGAACACAGGTCACTTCATCGTCATCTTAACAGGTGGTTTGATGGGGGTCGTCTTGATGCGTTTCGCGGCACGTGTCTTCGTTAAGTTGCTTGCGGATCGCCCAGGTCTTGAGACAGCAGCCTTTGCAATCGTCGCTTGGGTCGGTGTGAAGCTAGCCGTTCTTGCGCTCGAGCACCCGAAATACCACGCATCAATCGAAGGAACAATCTTTGAAGCCTTAAAACTTCCTGAAGGATTTGCCCACAGTACACCATGGCAGGCATTCTTCTGGACAGTCATGGTCGGTCTTGCACTTTGGGGTTGGTTCTCTTCACCAAAAACGAAACCAAATCCAGATGCTGAAAAGAAAGTTGATCAAAACTTATAA
- a CDS encoding YfbR-like 5'-deoxynucleotidase, translated as MQNGNFIRMLTRMQNVPRWDEYAPRFPDNAASHSFRVALFSLMASYLEEADGQAPVDRLTLLGKALFHDMNEVITGPIKHRTKKEPTLHAHIQAMEQQASEQLVALLSKSLQPAFTTYLVYAEDDSPEGRIVEAIDTFDAMLYARREARMTASIFFERKAAELQAVLEQHPLVSVRRLTQSVMEEDEMSHFIENVLMMDTIRRWKGRFNTIDDNDATHAFRAASLGIFNGLIESEKYGVTIDIEEVVSRLLCHDLVEGTTGDVLGPVKHATPITAAAFEAYERAEGETLINNLPEDIRAAFRRFVVEAKDETYEGQMVDVIDKLDALIKMNMERKLNGVEYETGYRAQLKKVQMTYENPSVVFFLAYVLHDLDYVTS; from the coding sequence ATGCAAAACGGTAATTTCATTCGGATGTTAACACGGATGCAAAATGTTCCACGGTGGGATGAATACGCACCACGTTTTCCGGATAATGCAGCCAGTCACAGTTTTCGCGTCGCTTTATTTAGCTTGATGGCAAGCTATTTAGAAGAAGCTGACGGTCAGGCTCCGGTCGATCGTTTGACGTTGCTCGGAAAAGCATTGTTCCATGATATGAACGAAGTCATCACGGGACCAATCAAACACCGGACGAAAAAAGAGCCGACGTTACACGCGCATATTCAGGCAATGGAACAACAAGCGAGTGAACAGCTCGTCGCCTTGCTCTCGAAATCGCTACAACCAGCGTTTACGACCTACCTCGTTTATGCGGAAGATGATTCGCCAGAAGGGCGAATCGTCGAAGCCATCGATACCTTCGATGCGATGTTGTATGCACGACGGGAAGCACGAATGACAGCCTCAATCTTTTTTGAACGGAAGGCAGCTGAACTGCAGGCAGTTCTCGAACAACACCCACTCGTTTCTGTCCGTCGCTTGACGCAGTCCGTCATGGAAGAAGACGAGATGTCTCATTTCATTGAAAACGTCTTGATGATGGACACGATTCGGCGCTGGAAAGGGCGTTTCAATACGATTGATGATAACGACGCGACACATGCGTTTCGGGCAGCATCGCTTGGTATCTTCAATGGTCTGATTGAATCGGAAAAGTACGGCGTCACGATTGATATCGAAGAAGTCGTCTCTCGTCTACTGTGTCATGATTTGGTCGAAGGAACGACAGGCGATGTCCTCGGACCGGTCAAACATGCGACCCCGATCACGGCAGCTGCTTTTGAAGCATACGAACGGGCAGAGGGAGAGACGTTAATCAATAATTTACCGGAAGACATCCGAGCGGCGTTTCGTCGGTTCGTCGTCGAAGCAAAAGATGAGACGTATGAAGGACAAATGGTGGACGTGATTGATAAACTCGATGCGTTGATCAAGATGAACATGGAACGGAAACTAAATGGTGTCGAGTATGAGACCGGTTATCGCGCGCAACTCAAAAAGGTGCAAATGACATACGAAAACCCATCGGTCGTCTTTTTCCTTGCCTATGTCCTGCATGATTTGGATTACGTGACGTCATGA
- a CDS encoding LytS/YhcK type 5TM receptor domain-containing protein — translation MLELIPFLLERLGIMIILAFILAQWGPTRRLLRQPEAGWQFRVLVLFFATYGILSNYTGVKVDLAEFLPHAWLEEVDGTSAIANTRTMIVVISGLLAGPLGGLMTGLIVGIHRYSLGGFTAFACALSTVIAGGISGLLRSYWRDRLGSQALLPVCLTAFLMLFEMSLILLFARPFDAAVELVQFIFLPMTLINVLGVWLFLSIIRLAAREEETVRAREAERSLHIADLTLPHLTRGLHIHTAEAVAEILLRQTRAEAVSLTDRSVILAHIGIGSDHHQAGSHWTTKPTEHVLQDGQVRLVTERLDIGCPVHDCPLQAGIIAPLIVGKTTIGTLKVYYPHAELLDAVEVELIEGLAKLFSTQLALGNAQRQAGLLKDAEIRALEAQIHPHFLFNAINTIYALCRTDVEQARTLLLELSTFFRSNLQGARSTKIPLQKELEHIEAYTSLEAARFPNRPFLDIDLADETTALLVPPFILQPLIENAFLHAFSSEQTGYVGVTAWCEADHLCLEVVDNGRGIDASRLARLGREVVPSAGTGTALFNTAERIRSLYGEKGQFTITSDGQNGTTIAIRLPIEVRKEVQHAHPVD, via the coding sequence ATGTTGGAACTGATTCCTTTTTTACTCGAACGACTCGGTATCATGATCATCTTAGCGTTCATCCTCGCACAGTGGGGACCGACACGTCGGCTACTGCGTCAACCGGAAGCGGGCTGGCAATTTCGTGTCCTCGTCCTATTTTTTGCGACCTATGGTATTTTAAGTAACTATACAGGGGTCAAAGTCGACTTAGCCGAATTCTTGCCCCATGCTTGGCTCGAAGAAGTCGATGGGACATCAGCGATTGCGAACACACGAACGATGATCGTCGTCATCAGTGGGTTACTCGCTGGTCCGCTCGGTGGATTGATGACTGGACTGATCGTCGGAATTCACCGCTATTCCCTCGGCGGATTCACAGCGTTCGCTTGTGCGCTTTCTACCGTCATCGCCGGTGGTATCAGCGGATTACTTCGCTCTTACTGGCGTGATCGACTCGGTAGCCAAGCTTTATTGCCCGTTTGTTTGACTGCTTTTTTGATGCTGTTTGAAATGTCACTGATTTTACTATTCGCCCGCCCCTTTGATGCGGCTGTCGAACTTGTTCAATTCATCTTTTTACCGATGACACTGATCAACGTTCTTGGTGTCTGGTTGTTTTTATCAATCATCCGTCTCGCCGCCCGAGAAGAAGAAACGGTTCGCGCACGGGAAGCCGAACGGTCGTTGCATATCGCCGATTTGACGCTGCCGCATCTGACGCGCGGTTTACATATCCACACGGCAGAGGCCGTTGCGGAAATTCTGTTGCGGCAAACGCGAGCCGAAGCCGTCTCACTGACGGATCGTTCCGTCATCCTGGCCCATATCGGGATCGGGAGCGACCACCATCAAGCTGGGAGTCACTGGACGACAAAACCGACGGAACACGTCTTGCAGGACGGACAAGTCCGACTCGTCACGGAACGACTTGATATCGGTTGCCCTGTACATGATTGTCCACTCCAAGCAGGAATCATTGCTCCACTGATTGTCGGGAAAACGACGATTGGGACGTTGAAAGTCTATTATCCTCATGCTGAATTGCTCGACGCCGTCGAAGTCGAACTCATTGAAGGGTTAGCGAAATTGTTCTCGACACAACTAGCACTCGGGAATGCACAGCGTCAAGCTGGCTTACTGAAGGATGCCGAGATCCGCGCACTTGAAGCGCAGATTCATCCACACTTTCTGTTTAATGCTATCAATACGATTTATGCGCTTTGCCGGACGGATGTCGAACAGGCACGCACGTTATTGCTCGAATTATCGACTTTCTTCCGCAGTAACTTACAAGGTGCACGTTCGACGAAAATTCCGCTCCAAAAGGAACTCGAGCACATTGAAGCGTATACTTCTCTTGAAGCAGCTCGCTTTCCGAACCGTCCGTTTCTCGATATCGATTTAGCAGACGAGACGACGGCTTTACTCGTTCCACCGTTCATCTTACAGCCGTTGATCGAAAATGCGTTCCTTCATGCCTTTTCTTCTGAACAGACGGGTTATGTCGGAGTGACGGCATGGTGTGAAGCAGATCACCTTTGCCTCGAAGTCGTCGATAACGGACGCGGAATCGACGCCTCTCGTCTTGCTCGGCTCGGTCGAGAAGTCGTTCCGTCCGCAGGTACTGGTACCGCACTATTTAATACAGCCGAACGGATTCGCAGTCTATATGGTGAAAAAGGACAGTTTACGATCACGAGTGACGGTCAAAATGGGACGACGATCGCGATTCGTCTCCCGATCGAAGTCAGAAAGGAGGTCCAGCATGCGCACCCTGTTGATTGA
- a CDS encoding carbon starvation CstA family protein, translating to MSATPIVIAVICILLIAYRLYGTFMAAKVLKIKDDRETPAHKLADGKDYVPTNKWVSFGHHFAAIAAAGPLVGPVLAAQFGYLPGLLWLLIGAVIGGAVHDMVVLFASMRQDGQSLSEVAKKELGPVAGFCAGLAMLFIITITMAGLSMVVLHALEHNPWGTFAVFSTIPIAMFVGIYLRKGGNLALASTVGFLLILAAIGFGPQLTETFIGDWFDLSSRQLAIALPIYAFFAAALPVWLLLAPRDYLSSFMKIGVFLALIVGVFIINPDIRFPAFTKFVDGGGPIIAGPVWPFISITIACGAISGFHAFVGSGTTPKMINRWSDIKPVAFGAMLVECLVAVMALIAATSLEVGDYFAINSTPEVFATLGMSTVYLDDLSREIGLDLAGRTGGAVSLAVGMTFIFRAIPWFKEIAGFFFQFVILFEAVFILTAIDAGTRVARYLIQDFFGEFYKPLKRIDWIPGAIFASALGTFFWGYLLFSGDIGSIWALFGVSNQLMASIGLIIGTTIILKIADKKVYALTTFIPLVYLLVTVTFADIWMVANVYANPDSPGFSILNTVLSVTMGLLAIVITISAVKKWIELLNSPRWENQKRSA from the coding sequence ATGAGCGCTACTCCCATCGTTATTGCTGTCATCTGTATCTTATTAATTGCATATCGTCTCTATGGTACGTTCATGGCCGCGAAAGTCTTAAAAATCAAAGATGATCGTGAAACACCTGCTCACAAACTAGCGGACGGAAAAGATTACGTCCCAACGAACAAATGGGTCTCATTCGGACACCACTTTGCGGCAATCGCTGCTGCCGGTCCACTCGTCGGACCTGTCCTTGCTGCTCAGTTCGGTTATCTCCCTGGCTTACTGTGGCTCTTGATCGGTGCCGTCATCGGTGGAGCGGTCCATGATATGGTCGTTCTGTTTGCCTCAATGCGCCAAGATGGTCAGTCGCTGTCTGAAGTCGCTAAAAAAGAGCTGGGACCAGTCGCTGGTTTTTGTGCCGGTCTTGCGATGCTCTTCATCATCACGATCACAATGGCTGGTCTATCGATGGTCGTCTTGCACGCACTTGAACATAACCCTTGGGGCACATTCGCCGTTTTCTCGACGATTCCGATTGCGATGTTCGTTGGGATTTACTTACGTAAAGGTGGTAATCTAGCCCTTGCTTCAACAGTTGGTTTTTTACTCATCTTAGCTGCGATTGGTTTTGGTCCTCAGTTGACGGAAACATTCATCGGTGACTGGTTCGACCTCTCGTCTCGCCAGCTCGCGATCGCTTTACCGATTTATGCATTCTTCGCTGCTGCATTGCCAGTTTGGCTCTTACTCGCACCGCGCGATTATTTATCTAGCTTCATGAAGATCGGTGTTTTCCTTGCCTTGATCGTCGGTGTCTTCATCATCAATCCGGATATTCGTTTTCCAGCGTTTACGAAGTTCGTTGATGGTGGCGGTCCAATTATTGCTGGTCCAGTCTGGCCGTTCATCTCGATCACGATTGCCTGTGGTGCGATTTCTGGTTTCCACGCTTTCGTAGGTTCTGGTACGACACCGAAGATGATCAATCGTTGGAGTGACATCAAACCGGTTGCTTTTGGTGCCATGCTTGTCGAGTGTCTCGTTGCCGTCATGGCATTGATCGCTGCGACATCGCTTGAAGTCGGTGATTACTTCGCCATCAACTCAACACCAGAAGTATTCGCGACGCTTGGTATGAGCACGGTCTACTTGGATGATTTATCTCGTGAAATCGGACTCGACCTTGCCGGTCGAACAGGTGGTGCCGTCTCACTCGCGGTCGGTATGACGTTCATCTTCCGCGCCATCCCGTGGTTTAAAGAGATTGCCGGTTTCTTCTTCCAATTCGTCATTCTGTTCGAAGCGGTCTTCATTCTAACTGCAATCGATGCAGGAACACGTGTCGCCCGTTACTTGATTCAAGATTTCTTCGGCGAGTTCTACAAACCATTGAAGCGTATCGACTGGATTCCAGGTGCCATCTTCGCTTCAGCACTCGGGACGTTCTTCTGGGGCTATCTCTTGTTCTCGGGCGACATCGGTTCAATTTGGGCCCTGTTCGGTGTCTCGAATCAGCTGATGGCTTCGATCGGCTTAATCATCGGTACGACGATCATCTTGAAAATCGCCGATAAAAAAGTCTATGCACTGACGACGTTCATCCCGCTCGTCTACCTCTTGGTTACGGTAACGTTCGCTGACATCTGGATGGTGGCAAACGTTTATGCGAATCCAGATTCTCCAGGGTTCAGTATCTTAAACACTGTCTTGTCTGTAACAATGGGACTCCTTGCAATCGTCATCACGATCTCAGCCGTTAAGAAATGGATTGAACTATTGAACTCACCACGTTGGGAAAATCAAAAACGGTCTGCGTAA
- a CDS encoding energy-coupling factor transporter transmembrane component T family protein: MAVEMLGYIEKASPIHRLTGTTKLIGFLLFTTATMFTYDTRVLLVLGLVSIVLFRLSRIQFREVRFVLIFTAIFVLVNALAVYLFEPEQGVAIYGSRHVLLEGIGRFTVTSEQLFYLFNLILKYSVIVPIAVLFLVTTHPTEFASSLNRIGIPYKIAFAVSLALRYIPDVQADFRTIANAQEARGIAVSHGSLWQRARNSIQILLPLLFTSLERIETVSNAMDLRGFGAGRKRTWYNQQTMTRIDYVAISCVVLLTIFSFIVTFHDGNRFYNPF; this comes from the coding sequence ATGGCTGTAGAAATGCTTGGTTATATTGAAAAAGCCTCACCGATTCATCGTTTGACGGGAACGACGAAATTGATTGGCTTCCTGTTATTTACGACGGCAACGATGTTCACTTATGACACACGGGTCTTGCTTGTACTGGGGTTAGTCAGTATCGTGTTATTCCGATTGTCGCGTATTCAGTTTCGGGAAGTCCGGTTCGTCTTAATCTTTACAGCGATTTTTGTCCTGGTCAATGCGCTCGCCGTTTATCTCTTTGAACCAGAGCAGGGTGTAGCAATCTACGGATCGCGTCATGTGTTACTTGAAGGGATTGGACGATTTACGGTGACGTCAGAACAATTATTTTATCTGTTCAATCTAATCCTAAAATATAGTGTGATTGTTCCGATTGCTGTGTTGTTTCTCGTCACGACCCATCCGACAGAGTTTGCTTCTTCCTTGAATCGGATTGGTATACCCTATAAGATCGCCTTTGCAGTTTCCTTAGCGCTTCGTTACATTCCAGACGTACAAGCGGATTTTCGGACGATCGCGAATGCCCAAGAAGCACGAGGAATTGCCGTCTCACACGGCTCCCTTTGGCAACGGGCACGTAATAGCATCCAGATTTTACTTCCGTTACTGTTTACGAGTCTCGAGCGGATTGAAACGGTTAGCAATGCGATGGATCTCCGTGGATTTGGTGCGGGACGAAAGCGAACGTGGTACAACCAACAGACGATGACACGAATCGATTATGTTGCCATCAGTTGTGTAGTACTTTTGACGATTTTCTCGTTCATTGTCACCTTTCATGATGGCAATCGCTTTTATAATCCGTTTTAA
- a CDS encoding TerC family protein — translation MDIGLITQYATVGLVLIILQGLLSADNAMVMAVLVRPLPDDQRKKALFYGLVGALVLRFVAIFFASYLATIWELQALGAIYLFYVAFKGIVEARSNKHQVPDTIASQKASPNFWWTVVKVEFSDLAFAVDSTLAAVAMATTLPMIGGTIGGLNTGQFWVVFFSGIIGLVIMRYFASWFVVLLQKRPGIEEAAFWLVAWVGVKLVVMTLAHPSIDVLPHEFPESTLWQTIFWVVLALILIIGWFRSGNSSTKSAQ, via the coding sequence ATGGATATTGGATTAATTACACAGTATGCGACCGTCGGGCTCGTACTGATCATTTTGCAAGGATTATTATCCGCCGACAATGCGATGGTCATGGCGGTCCTAGTCCGACCGTTACCAGACGATCAGCGCAAAAAAGCACTCTTCTACGGTCTCGTCGGGGCACTCGTCTTACGTTTCGTAGCAATCTTCTTTGCCTCGTACCTAGCGACGATTTGGGAACTACAAGCACTTGGGGCGATTTATCTCTTTTATGTCGCATTTAAAGGAATCGTCGAGGCACGATCGAATAAACATCAAGTGCCAGACACGATTGCATCACAAAAAGCCTCACCGAACTTTTGGTGGACGGTCGTTAAAGTCGAGTTCTCCGATTTAGCGTTCGCGGTTGACTCGACGCTTGCAGCTGTTGCGATGGCAACGACACTACCGATGATCGGGGGAACGATTGGTGGTCTGAATACAGGACAATTCTGGGTCGTCTTCTTCAGTGGAATCATTGGACTCGTCATCATGCGTTACTTCGCAAGCTGGTTCGTCGTCTTGCTACAAAAACGACCAGGTATCGAAGAAGCAGCGTTTTGGCTTGTCGCTTGGGTTGGCGTAAAACTCGTTGTCATGACACTTGCCCATCCGTCAATCGACGTCTTGCCGCATGAGTTTCCAGAGAGTACACTATGGCAAACGATCTTCTGGGTCGTACTTGCCTTGATTTTAATCATTGGTTGGTTCCGCAGTGGGAACAGTTCGACTAAATCAGCACAATAA
- the folE2 gene encoding GTP cyclohydrolase FolE2 codes for MSTYPITLPTKEERHKLFGSVPPIKGTKPTEKDKMVDLQNTPKNFLFALDAVGISNVKHPVVIQDGDKTQATVATFELSTSLVQDRKGINMSRLTEQLDQYHNEGWTVTNESLIQFARDLADRMEQTEGQLTIRYPWFFTRKAPATGLSGLMNAEVWQTVSVNTETDEATLSVGLTINVTTLCPCSKEISEYSAHNQRGYVTMEASLRDEAEDFDWKQSLLDAAESNASAPLHPVLKRPDEKRVTEMAYENPRFVEDMVRLIAADLYEMDPIASFYVECRNEETIHQHDAIARITFDKDAQ; via the coding sequence ATGTCTACCTACCCGATTACGTTACCAACGAAAGAAGAGCGCCATAAGCTGTTCGGTTCGGTACCACCGATTAAAGGAACAAAACCGACTGAAAAAGATAAGATGGTCGACTTGCAAAATACACCGAAGAACTTCCTGTTCGCACTAGATGCTGTCGGAATCTCAAACGTCAAACATCCTGTCGTCATCCAAGACGGAGACAAAACACAAGCGACAGTCGCGACGTTTGAACTGTCGACATCACTCGTACAAGACCGTAAAGGGATCAATATGAGCCGCTTAACGGAACAACTCGATCAATACCACAACGAAGGTTGGACGGTCACAAATGAATCACTCATTCAATTCGCGCGTGATTTAGCGGACCGCATGGAACAAACGGAAGGTCAATTGACAATCCGCTACCCATGGTTCTTCACGCGTAAAGCACCCGCAACGGGACTCAGTGGTTTGATGAATGCTGAAGTGTGGCAAACAGTCAGCGTTAACACAGAGACAGATGAAGCAACATTGTCTGTCGGCTTGACGATCAACGTGACGACACTTTGCCCATGTTCGAAAGAAATCAGTGAATACAGTGCTCACAACCAACGTGGTTACGTCACGATGGAAGCATCGTTACGTGATGAAGCAGAAGACTTTGACTGGAAACAATCATTGCTTGATGCTGCGGAATCAAATGCCTCAGCGCCACTTCACCCAGTACTCAAACGTCCGGATGAAAAGCGTGTGACAGAAATGGCATACGAAAACCCACGTTTCGTAGAAGATATGGTTCGCTTGATTGCTGCTGACTTGTACGAAATGGATCCAATCGCTTCGTTCTACGTTGAATGCCGTAACGAAGAAACGATTCACCAACACGATGCGATCGCACGCATCACGTTCGATAAAGACGCACAATAA
- a CDS encoding Bcr/CflA family multidrug efflux MFS transporter, which produces MKKETMTPRRLTLILILGSLAALGPLSIDMYLPAFPDMSRSFDASASLIQLSLTACMLGMALGQLIVGPLSDVRGRKRPLMIALLAYLLASLACAMAPTIEVLIALRFVQGAAGASGIVISRAIVRDLFEGPELTRFFAALSLVNGTAPILAPVIGGQILRFGDWHFVFYLLAILSTLMLLAVAMRLPETLPLERRVEGNLTTTLKTFGRLLTDRIFIGYAFAQAFVMGAMFAYISGSPFVLQNIYGASPQQFSFLFGLNGIGIILAAQIAGRLAGRVDSERLMRISLTIVASASILLFLALTLTDQLIFVMIPLFFVVSSVGLISTLGFTLAMQNYGSTAGSASALLGLLPMLIGSLVSPLVGIMGEQSAIPMGLIIMTLDCLALVLYYGLIVRRPNRL; this is translated from the coding sequence ATGAAGAAAGAAACGATGACTCCACGCCGCCTGACGTTGATCCTGATTCTCGGTTCACTCGCTGCACTTGGACCGCTCTCGATCGACATGTATCTACCTGCTTTTCCGGACATGTCACGCTCGTTTGATGCGAGTGCGTCACTGATCCAACTGAGCTTAACGGCATGTATGCTTGGGATGGCACTCGGGCAGTTGATTGTTGGACCGCTCAGTGATGTTCGCGGACGCAAACGTCCGTTAATGATTGCTCTGCTTGCATATCTGCTCGCTTCTCTCGCTTGTGCCATGGCACCGACGATTGAAGTGTTGATTGCGCTTCGCTTTGTCCAAGGCGCAGCTGGAGCGTCTGGCATCGTCATTTCCCGGGCAATCGTCCGCGACTTGTTTGAAGGACCGGAGTTAACGCGGTTCTTTGCGGCACTGTCACTCGTCAACGGAACGGCACCGATTCTCGCACCGGTCATTGGTGGACAAATCCTTCGGTTTGGCGACTGGCATTTCGTCTTTTATTTGCTCGCGATTTTAAGCACATTGATGTTACTTGCCGTTGCAATGCGTTTACCAGAAACACTCCCACTTGAGAGACGTGTCGAAGGCAATTTGACGACGACGTTGAAAACCTTCGGACGTTTGTTGACGGACCGTATTTTCATCGGCTATGCGTTCGCGCAAGCATTCGTCATGGGCGCAATGTTTGCCTATATCTCCGGTTCACCATTCGTCTTACAAAATATTTATGGTGCTTCACCGCAACAGTTCAGTTTTTTGTTTGGCTTAAACGGAATCGGAATCATCTTAGCGGCCCAAATCGCTGGTCGTCTTGCTGGTCGTGTTGATTCAGAACGGCTGATGCGGATCAGTTTGACGATTGTGGCAAGTGCAAGCATCTTGTTATTCCTTGCCTTAACGTTAACGGATCAACTAATCTTCGTCATGATTCCACTGTTCTTCGTCGTCTCAAGTGTCGGTTTGATCTCAACGCTCGGTTTCACTTTAGCGATGCAAAACTATGGATCAACGGCTGGGAGTGCCTCGGCACTTCTCGGACTGTTACCGATGCTCATCGGCTCACTTGTCTCGCCACTCGTTGGGATCATGGGGGAGCAATCGGCTATTCCGATGGGGCTGATCATCATGACACTCGATTGTCTGGCGCTCGTTCTCTATTACGGTCTGATCGTTCGTCGACCAAATCGTTTATAA